The genomic window CTGCGGCCTTCTCCTGTTACCTGTGAGACTGGAAACCTGAGGTACTGAGGCACGTTATGAGGAAGTCTAGAATGAAATGACGGAGGAGAATTCTTCAGAAGCTGCACTTTGGATCGTTTGCCCTGCTTGGTGCTTGCAACTGTCCGCAGTAGATGTGAAGTTTGTGGTTCAGTGAGCTATATGGCCCCGAAAAGAAAAGACTAAGTTAGCTCAGGAAAACCAGGATCAATTtactcagctcctgcaggccggaaatgagagagcagcagatgactgaaaaatgcagtactATGCAGCACGTACCCATCGTGGGCATGACAGAGATTTCAAACCCACATCCATGGAGAATCTGGCCTTGCAGGTTTCCCACAAGCCAACGGGAGTGGGTTTTGGCAAAGGCACAAGGAGCTCAGTGTTGGACGGAGAAGTTTGTCAAGAGAAGGGCTGActtgggagctggtggaagtgGAGAGAATGGGCAAATGCCGCCATGGGTGCACCCTCACTGTGTGAGGGTTGCTCCAAGGGCACCCCCTGCCATGCACAGGACGTGGGCACTGCCCCGTGCAGAGGACGTGTCCCTGCCATATTGCCAACATAAACGCTGCTCCTGTGTCATGCAAACACATATGGGTGATTTGTTAGTCGGCATCTTTTCCCCGCTAAAAAATCATTCTTCCTTCAGTGAGCCCTACAATTTGCTGGTTGATGTTAGCCACGCAGTGAACGGGCAGGAATGACAGGCATTCCAATTTAGGGAACTGGTTTTAGTCAGAAGCATTGGTGGCCAAAGGACAGGGTGTGTGGGCTTGGTGCCTGTTCTGCGTTCCTCTTGGATCCTTTGAGCTATGGGTTATGCACTTCAAGcgggttttgtgctgctttgggacagTGTGTGCCTTGTCAAAGGAGTCCTTTTTGTCGCCTGATGCCGTAAAGTCTGTGGACAAATGCAggcatccttttattttcagctgcaattcTAGGGTCTGCAGACATGTGCAGgtatccttttttcttcctttttcttctacactctgtggatttgtgcaagtgtccttttctttttttcccctgttttgctGTGCAGTCCAAGAATTCATGCAAGTATCCTTTTATCCTCCTTTTTTGGCACAGTCTGCAAACTCATGTAAGTGTCCTTATTTTACCAATTTAGTTGCATGATCTGGGGACTTTTGCAAGAGttcttttttttagtcttttcaCGGCACGCTCTGGGCATTCTTGCAAGTGggtgatttttccctttctgtttcatGGTCTGTGGACTGGAGCAGCATTGCTCAAATGATGGAGCGAGTCCATAGAGCAGTCGGCAGCGCTTTCTCCTTGATGGCCCTCGCCGTACTGCCCGTGGTGCTGCCGGGCAGGCCTCAGTAGCTGCGTCTTGGGCAGCATCGCCACCCCTCAGCTCCGTCTGTCACGACTCCGGCCCCGACTCCGCTTGTGGCTCCTCTCGGGCCCGCGGAGGACACGCGCGGCAGGGCCTCACTCCCGCCTCCGCTGCAGGTTCCCCGGACTGAGCTCTGCCACTCGGCAGCGTGGCCGCCCAGCCCGATGCCAGTGCCCTGTTCAGATGGGGATGCCCAGCCCGAGGTGCCTGGGGGGCTGTAGCGGGGAGGTCGGGAACCGTTCCCAGCCCCGGCCTGAACGCCAACAGCCACACCTCGCCTGCAGGGAAGGCCCTGCAGGAGCGATTCCGCTGGGTTACCTGCAGGGCCGCGGCGCCTTGGGCACCGTCTGCTTGGGGACGTGCCTGGCGGACAACgccccggtgggtggtggggcTGGCAAGGGGCGGAGTagggggagggcagaggagagggaaggcggggctgggcagggtgggatctgAGCTCAGCCCGCTGCTCCCATTGGCtcgcaggtggccatcaaaTGTGTGTCGCGGGATTGCATCCGTCATTAGGGCGAGCTGGTGAATGACTTGggccagcagcagaaaacagcacatgACGGGCGGGGTAAGCTGAGGCCCCGGAGAGTGGAAGCTGCCAGGACGCCTCAGAAGAGAGCTGGCGTGAGCTCAGTGGAGGGCTCAGAGcatcctgggctgggtgagggcTTCTAGACCCCTGGCACGGCATCAGCCCCACTGACGGCATTGTGGTCTTCTTGCAGCCCAATGGAATCCACGTGCCCGTGGAGATCGAGCTGCTGGACAAGGTGTCCACTGGGTTCCATGGTGTTGTTCAGCTCTTGGATTGGTGTCAGCTCCCTAACAACTTCGTGTTGGTGATGGAGCGCCCTGAGCAGTCTTAGAACCTCTTTGatttccttctgccatgggGGCTCCATGTCGGAGGAGGTGGTGCAGGGGCTGttcctccaggtgctggaggccatgcaatactgcagcagctgtggggtccTGCACCGGGACATCAAACCAGAGAACATCCTCCTCGACCTGGCCACCGGACAGGCAAAACTGATGGACTTTGCCTGTGGCACCGACCTCCAAGACACAGTCTGCCCACACTTTGCAGGTGagcccacccagggctgtgctcccagttgGAGCCGGCATCTCATGGCCCAACCTGGCTATGGCTCCAGGGATTCCCCCGTTTACTGCCAGTCAGGGGCACACCTATGAGCCACAGAGATCTGCCTGTAcgaggcagaaggaaagatcAGAAGAACCATTCCACCTTCTCTCGCTGCTAAGCCAGTTCTCTTCCTCATaaagacaaaatgcagtttttctgcGCACCAATGGCAGCTTACcgcacctgcagagctgagaggcttttccccctgctgctgtgctacaGGCAGATTTAGCAGCATTACCTAACATGGATACCCACAGAGGGACCACAAGCAATTGACTTTGTGCCACTTGATCTCAAAGATCACCACTCTCAGCAGACACAGATGGAAGAGACTTGCGCACTCCCTGTTTGCCCTGTAGACGCACACCTGGCCGACACAGCTTTCCctgatggagaaaaacaacaaggaACAGCTCCCTCACAGCCGTGCAGCCCAGAGATCTGCAGGGCGCCATCAGCAGCCGGCTTCATAAGTGACCAGTTCTGCTGGGATGGAAACCAACCACCAAATcctcactgacttcagtggcagcagcagcagcgcctgcGTCTGATCCCTAggtctggggctgggctggacaaagGACACACATGGCACACCACCCCTGAAGGATGTGACTTTGGAAACAACCACCTGCCACTGTCTCCTGTTGTTCTGCGGCAgggtcacagcagcctgaggcacTGGGCAGCCCTCAATGCCACCTGAGACTACAGATGACAGGCCCTGGCCTCTGAGACCAAACACAGGGGGAAAGTCACTCTCCAGATGGAGCTTGCAGATTGAAAAGGCTGCCGTGAGCAGCCATATCAAAGGGCAGACAAATGAGGCCCTCCTGCTCTTTAGCTGTGCCGTGCAGCTACACAGCCCTGGGTAGACACcgcagagcacagggacaacagaaagcacagaaagaggaacaaaCCCAGCCAAGCACAGAGACTTGTCATGATTGCTGAACCCCAGACAACCCCAAGCGTGCCATCACCCACCAGTCCTTTTCTGTTGACAAAGAGCAGGTCCAGCGGGTGCCTTGCCTTGCTGGCCAGGGTCCTgccaggctgtttcctctctgctctcctgtacTGCCAGCAGATGTGCCCACCTTCTTCGATCCACTTGCAGAGCCTTGTACCTATTAGCCATGGCCAcgtgggaggcaggagcagtccacagaggagacgTGCCGGCTACACCGAGCAGGAACCAAAAGCCTCTGTGTGCCCGGCTGAAAGCCTGTATCTCCACAGGATGTTttggctgccctgctcttcaCTGGGTTTTGGCTGGAAATGCAATTGCCCTTTCTTCCTCATCCAGAAATCCATGGTTGGGGAAAAAGCTAGCCAATGGACAGCattccaaaggcagtgtggGTTGGAGCTGATAAATGGAGGAGATTGTTGCCAAATCCAAACCACACCAGGATGCCCTTTAGAGggactttccatttttaagaaagaatggCCAATTCAGAAGGGAACGTAGAGCCTTATTCCATGGCTGACAAGGAAGGCAATCGTCCAGCAGGCTTGGGGGTGTATAGGACTTTTATTGTGAGTCCAGCtccaagctgcctttggaggaagtaatcctgaagtggtcctggtcatctcttctgcttcctcgatTGCTTCGctgcaagtttccttccttttcatttgaaaagcccttagagttgggatttagatggcaggggcccatgtgatctggagaaggaataatagaagtacaaacagtcatagaaacaacagcagtatgaaaccagccctacagccaatcaatttctctgaagtattttgtctccaaagactggtgacaagtctggagtctaaagggaatccaggaagccaactgttctgatcagtgtggccagactagcacacacaccttctctgagtcattggctaggtcacagccatctgctgctcccaaaacaatccctgcttttgtctttactgtagagggaagctcaggcaaagcccacccactgccagctgccctcaaaggcaaaaggaatgccccaagtgctccctgcctgcatccaagcgccacagtggcttctgtagggagtccaaaatgtctctcccaacaccaaaGGAGGAGGAACGTGTGTTACAGcccatgctgaggcacacacactatAATACACTACTCGACTGGACAAGGAATgcacaggacgtactcagcagcttcaggcacctcctcagcagcctgacagccagccctctcccacagctccagcctggctctgcaggggcttcccgtggcacctccctccttctgaggggaagttctgggcttccctttctctttgggcctgcagcaccattcctgccttcctcaaacctgcgctctggtagcctctcaccagaccgctccctgcagacacaaaaatctctccagcactgtttaccaagggccagctaagagacaatgccacccagacagacagtgtccagagaaacagtgcccagaaggagcccagaggagtccaaaacaacacacaaactctcttttcacactctgtgcctcttgactctctctggttcttatcttttctcgcccaggctgcatgatggcaatttactgcttcatctcaagcagccttttctcttgctccttctgtacctctgtcaggaaattttccccttgtgccagcagctgctgtgcctccagacgCTGCCCTTCCGActcctggtgaggggaggaagacactTCCACATGAAGTGCCAGCCAAGCTCCCCAAATAACCAGTGGAAGCTTCATGCCTCACACCACCCCCCACCTGAAAAGTGCACGtcagtagtgactttgtgccctccagcaatgctgtcccaagcagaaattcaaaagcaggatcagcaggtacgaggaaaaggagatgccaccttcctttcctgctctgatggctgcctgtttcctggcccctctcccctcaggatttctacctgttctcacaggttcagttctccaagtgctgaagtggtccttgtcatctcctttgcttcctgcatgacttggctgcagggatgacagcgatcaggctgtcagaagaggcttaagagaggctctgctgactggagaaatggatgctgcccaaaggggaaaaggaacaaaccaaattaaaagagagaaaggaaaaaggaaccattcttttccaaactgacttcctaacagggtcaagctggattcctctagcccccagaaatacacaaacataggTGGCCTGAGgtcaccatcagcacatgagccttcatgtccaggatgctgctagcacaggcaaacatggcccagaactgcactagtccgttcctcaaggtgtcatcacttgctggcatttttgtcctgacagcactgtgggattgctgcttgctgtccaaaggttttgttcctttcaagAACTCAACACacttattccagctcctcttttctacagacatgggctatttgagtgtccaaaagagatgtggggcattgggcagtcctcaagagactcccaagggctctgaaattattgaccgcacgtgttgttctcaggagcgctggacacgcaggttttcagcagcaagccaggagcaaggacacaagcagcagggcacagatgggctgagctctggcttgcaggaagagcagtgtctgccttggcatgccccccgctcctgtgctggctgccatcttccttctcagcaggaacagccaaggaaatggcctggtcaccagctccttgtctgccacaaaacctggcagcaaagccgcagcaattctcatctacttgagcgggccaggcagcacatggggctggcacaactcctgctcagctgtccccgtctgcctggcagaaacctctaaggctggggcaggagggacaagctgagtgccctcggatgctcacagtgagctccctcacagcccctgccttcccacggaccaatctagaaccgcttggttctagactgcttttgttgtgctcttcaagcccccgtccctggcattgcaatacttcagttcctttgctaccaggtaaacatgaatacaccacctgagaacaaaagagggtcacagaaatgaccagaagctgggagctctcctctgaggaacggctgggagagttgtgcttgtttagcctggagaagagcaagccccaaggagacctttcaaTATTTGTAGGGCCTTCTAAGAAGAATGGGGACAAATCTTTTCGTAGGGCCAATTGTAAGAGGACAAGGGtgaatggttttaagctacaagacactcgattggctctaaggaagaaagtgtttacgaggagagtgctgaaacactggcacaggctgcccagagagctgggaggagccccaagcctggcaacattcaaggtcagcttggatgggaccctgagcaacctgatccacttgaagatgtctttgccagtgactggggttttggactagatgaccttcactGGTCCCTTCTAATCTCAACCAATCTTGgatcctgcttggttttcattggaaaagcacccagagtgGATATTGCTATGTGGGGGGGCCCATCGGAAGCCCTGGAGTTTGGccgaggaacaaaccctgacagggaacagctctttgggctgcagccgctttgccttgtacctgcagaagttccttggcagagcctcgcctgtccacatccatctgcaggcagcagcccagaaattcacacaagccagagggcagcctgagcttgtgcaggtctggtacgccttgcttgcctatcaggtacttagcctgaagccaaaggaaacatgagactctacgtgattcttccatatccttcagtgctcacctagaccccatcttttaagctccagcctgcagtggcaatttcttgcctagcagatgcttagagatgagccttccctcccaaaggaaaaaaggctccagtgcagccccagctcttccaagctgcaacaggtCTTGCCTTGACAGCTGATGCGAGCCCCAAGGACGGTTTTACAAGTGGGCCTTGGTGGAAGCACTttaagctgtgggcatgggattttgtctaatggacacacaggagaaggacaccgctctctgagcgtatttgcaccttaccctcTCACGCGTTTCCCGAATATaaggagcctctcctttggccatttctattcccacaatgccaagggaccagatgtccactttggggccgtatggctgtcttctcaccacctcgggtgccatccagcaagtGGTCCCGACCATCGACCTCCGtttactctgctcagggctgagcggagcacagaggccaaaatcggctgaggagaaaaacaaacactgcttcaagtagggaaccaaggaaaaggcttcctcactctacgtctcagaatgcagtgctgaatcgagctggaaaagcagctgggctctcattcctcagggctgcagccaaggacatgggcaattgtccacttagcaacccccccccaggattcccaccctggcttttcctcaggcaccggaacgtttacactgtaactctctccctttggaaggaacacacacacaaaccaaagttactcttgctaccttcttgctctctagaccactcagccccttacagctgcgccctgggctcccagagtgctccctgccctctcaccagcaccactgctgggcacccggcagccgctcaaaagcagccccacaccgcctccccggagcgctgcgcctgacccagaacacccacccagcttgacggagccatcccggcccagaaggatgttgtcacttttgatgtctctgtggatcacctggttggcatgaaggaaagccaggccttgcaggcactgggagagaaaaaagaaacaggaggccaaaagttagcctgatctgatttcatcacatccaaaaggacactgctcctgaagattcacagatctcaaaggagcagtgagcgctggcaagaggaagtgcATGCTGCTGCAACacgaggaggagagcaggatctttccaaggcaaggcatattagcgcttgagagggaaacatcagtccttgctcaagactgtcccctgcaaagccagtcagaatgatccctgctgcactggatgcactctccctgt from Vidua macroura isolate BioBank_ID:100142 chromosome Z, ASM2450914v1, whole genome shotgun sequence includes these protein-coding regions:
- the LOC128821615 gene encoding serine/threonine-protein kinase PAK 3-like, with the protein product SVGDPEKKYTGWRPIGSGGFGTVYKAFNAATGRAVAVKQVNLQQQGCEDVLKEILVMKEYKNPNIVTYLESYLVSEDVLVVLEYMDGGSLADVVSMKRMAVGHIATVCRECLQGLAFLHANQVIHRDIKSDNILLGRDGSVKLADFGLCAPLSPEQSKRRSMVGTTCWMAPEVVRRQPYGPKVDIWSLGIVGIEMAKGEAPYIRETRERAKYLIGKQGVPDLHKLRLPSGLCEFLGCCLQMDVDRRGSAKELLQHPFLQSAEPLLSLF